From a region of the Campylobacter anatolicus genome:
- the pckA gene encoding phosphoenolpyruvate carboxykinase (ATP), producing the protein MVNELDKLGLIDIKKVYHNLNYDELFEHEQRNGEGRVSSNGTFMVDTGIFTGRSPKDKYFVKADPSQKFIAWGKVNQPISKELFDKLLTKAKKQLSGKDIYVQDAFCGASIKSKKSVRFVTEVAWQAHFVKNMFIRPSQAELDKFSPDFVIYNACKCINNEWQKDGLNSEVFVIFNVEENIAVIGGTWYGGEMKKGIFSMMNYWLPLEGKLSMHCSANVGKDGDTALFFGLSGTGKTTLSTDPHRRLIGDDEHGWDDDGVFNFEGGCYAKCINLDPENEPEIYGAITRDALLENVVADANGVVDYKNSSKTENTRVSYPIEHITNHEPSLSAGHPKNIIFLTADAFGVLPPVAKLTKEQAMYYFLSGYTAKVAGTERGITEPVATFSACFGEPFMPLHPTVYAKLLGEKIDRHNVNVYLVNTGWSGGAYGVGKRMSIKATRACINAILDGSITKCEFEKFDKFDLAIPKKLDGIETKLLNPINTWSDSAEYVATREKLAKMFVENFKRYEDVKEGVEYAKAGPKA; encoded by the coding sequence ATGGTAAATGAGTTAGATAAACTCGGTCTTATAGATATTAAAAAAGTCTATCATAATCTAAATTATGATGAACTCTTTGAACATGAACAGCGTAATGGCGAAGGCAGAGTTAGTAGTAACGGCACCTTTATGGTTGATACAGGGATTTTTACTGGTCGTAGCCCAAAGGATAAATACTTTGTAAAGGCTGATCCAAGCCAAAAATTTATAGCGTGGGGTAAGGTAAATCAACCTATCTCAAAAGAGCTTTTTGACAAGCTTTTAACAAAGGCAAAAAAGCAGTTAAGTGGTAAAGATATTTATGTGCAAGACGCATTTTGTGGTGCTAGTATAAAGAGTAAAAAGTCTGTGCGTTTTGTGACTGAGGTAGCATGGCAGGCACACTTTGTAAAAAATATGTTTATCCGTCCAAGCCAGGCTGAACTTGATAAATTTAGTCCTGATTTTGTTATATATAATGCTTGTAAGTGCATAAATAATGAGTGGCAAAAAGATGGACTAAACTCAGAAGTATTTGTTATATTTAATGTTGAAGAAAATATCGCAGTAATAGGCGGTACGTGGTATGGTGGCGAGATGAAAAAAGGAATTTTTTCGATGATGAACTATTGGCTACCACTTGAGGGAAAGCTAAGCATGCACTGCTCGGCAAATGTCGGTAAAGACGGTGATACGGCTTTGTTTTTTGGGCTTAGTGGGACTGGCAAAACGACACTTTCAACCGACCCACACCGCAGACTCATAGGAGATGATGAGCATGGCTGGGACGATGATGGTGTGTTTAATTTCGAGGGTGGTTGCTATGCAAAGTGCATAAACCTTGATCCTGAGAATGAGCCTGAAATTTATGGTGCTATCACTCGTGATGCCCTGCTTGAGAATGTCGTTGCAGATGCAAATGGCGTGGTTGATTATAAAAATAGTAGCAAGACTGAAAACACACGTGTTAGCTATCCGATAGAGCATATCACAAATCACGAACCAAGCCTAAGTGCCGGACATCCGAAAAATATCATATTTTTAACTGCTGACGCATTTGGTGTGTTACCACCAGTTGCAAAGCTAACAAAAGAGCAAGCCATGTATTATTTTTTAAGTGGTTATACGGCTAAAGTTGCTGGGACTGAGCGTGGTATAACCGAGCCTGTGGCTACGTTTTCAGCGTGCTTTGGTGAGCCATTTATGCCACTTCACCCAACTGTTTATGCTAAGCTTTTAGGCGAAAAGATAGATAGGCATAATGTCAATGTTTATCTTGTAAATACTGGCTGGAGTGGTGGTGCTTACGGCGTTGGTAAAAGAATGAGTATAAAGGCTACCCGTGCTTGTATAAACGCCATACTTGATGGAAGTATAACAAAGTGCGAGTTTGAAAAATTTGATAAATTTGATCTTGCTATACCAAAAAAACTTGATGGTATTGAGACAAAATTACTTAATCCTATAAATACCTGGAGTGATAGTGCAGAGTATGTAGCTACTCGTGAGAAATTGGCTAAGATGTTTGTAGAAAATTTCAAACGCTACGAAGATGTAAAAGAGGGCGTTGAATACGCAAAAGCTGGACCAAAAGCTTAA
- a CDS encoding dicarboxylate/amino acid:cation symporter, which translates to MSNQKNGLFSWYFKSNLLLRILFGLILGAICGIIFQDASGAIAFLKPFGDIFIRFLKMIMMPIIICTLIVGTSSISPSHLGKVGVKVIIFYMVTSLFAIIVGLLIGNIMAPGQGLELANIAGIAKEAKSPTLVEILLDIIPTNPFGSIAKGDVLPTICFCIFFGVALAFVKDSKDERIKHAGDAVFVFFEGMSEIMLKVVGWVMQYAPIGVFALIFIVFSKNGAEAFGPLASVTISVYVGLLIQILCVYCVICAIFRLSAIKFLSKVRPPMITAFVTRSSGATIPVSMETAERMGVPKSIFGFTIPVGATINMDGTTIYLGVCAIFIANVVGVPLDLSQQFTIVITAVLASIGTAGVPGAGAIMLLMVLESVGLKVEAGSVVAIAYSMILGIDAILDMGRTSMNVVGDMIGAVVVAKSEKELDEKVYNS; encoded by the coding sequence ATGAGTAATCAAAAAAACGGTCTATTTTCGTGGTATTTTAAGAGTAATCTCTTGCTTAGGATATTATTTGGTCTGATTTTAGGAGCTATTTGTGGCATTATATTTCAAGATGCTTCTGGGGCGATTGCATTTTTAAAGCCATTTGGTGATATTTTTATTAGATTTTTGAAGATGATTATGATGCCAATCATTATATGCACACTCATAGTTGGTACGAGCTCTATTAGTCCATCACATTTAGGTAAAGTTGGTGTAAAAGTCATTATATTTTATATGGTTACATCCCTTTTTGCTATCATTGTAGGACTTTTGATTGGTAATATTATGGCACCAGGTCAGGGGCTGGAGCTTGCAAATATCGCTGGCATAGCAAAAGAGGCAAAATCTCCAACTTTGGTTGAAATTTTACTTGACATAATCCCTACAAATCCTTTCGGCTCTATTGCAAAAGGCGATGTTTTACCAACTATATGTTTTTGTATATTTTTTGGCGTTGCACTTGCCTTCGTTAAAGACAGTAAAGATGAGCGAATAAAGCACGCAGGGGATGCAGTGTTTGTATTTTTTGAGGGTATGAGTGAGATAATGCTTAAAGTCGTAGGCTGGGTTATGCAATACGCTCCAATAGGAGTGTTTGCTCTTATATTTATCGTATTTTCTAAAAATGGTGCAGAGGCATTTGGTCCACTTGCGAGTGTAACTATAAGTGTTTATGTGGGATTGTTGATACAAATTTTATGCGTTTATTGTGTGATCTGTGCTATCTTTAGACTTAGTGCTATTAAATTTTTAAGTAAGGTTCGACCACCTATGATAACTGCTTTTGTCACACGCTCATCTGGTGCGACCATACCTGTATCTATGGAAACTGCAGAACGAATGGGTGTTCCTAAGAGTATATTTGGTTTTACGATCCCAGTTGGTGCTACGATAAATATGGATGGAACGACGATATATTTGGGTGTTTGTGCGATATTTATAGCAAACGTTGTTGGTGTTCCGCTTGATCTCTCGCAGCAATTCACTATTGTAATAACAGCTGTTTTAGCCAGTATTGGTACGGCTGGTGTGCCAGGTGCTGGGGCGATTATGTTGCTTATGGTACTTGAGTCGGTTGGATTAAAGGTTGAAGCAGGAAGTGTTGTTGCGATAGCTTATAGTATGATACTTGGTATTGATGCGATACTTGATATGGGTAGGACATCGATGAATGTCGTCGGTGATATGATTGGTGCCGTAGTGGTTGCAAAGAGTGAAAAAGAGCTTGATGAGAAGGTGTATAACTCATGA
- a CDS encoding aspartate/glutamate racemase family protein, with product MRQLGIIGGMGPLATADLYKKIIDLTPASCDQEHLHIVIDSYAQIEDRTKYIMGEGDDPLPKLVKSAKRLKAAGCEAMLMSCNTAHFFAPAIEREAGVKILHIARAAVDAIKKYYPNAKDVAVIATSGTKKARVYDAILDEYGLNSIAFTQEQQQNLMDCIYKGVKAGKTDEYVSLFNQTLSKIKADVYIAACTEIPIFLPFVGAEYKFIDATLELAKVGVEFGLDRKIF from the coding sequence ATGAGACAATTAGGTATTATAGGTGGTATGGGACCATTAGCGACTGCCGATCTTTATAAAAAGATTATAGATTTAACTCCAGCTAGTTGTGATCAAGAGCATCTACATATTGTGATTGATAGCTATGCTCAGATCGAAGATAGGACTAAGTATATAATGGGTGAAGGCGATGATCCGTTACCAAAGCTTGTAAAGAGTGCAAAGAGATTAAAGGCAGCAGGATGTGAGGCTATGCTTATGTCTTGCAATACCGCTCACTTTTTTGCTCCAGCTATCGAGCGTGAAGCTGGAGTTAAAATTTTACATATTGCAAGAGCGGCGGTAGATGCTATTAAAAAATACTATCCAAATGCCAAAGATGTCGCAGTCATCGCAACGAGTGGCACAAAAAAGGCACGTGTTTATGATGCGATACTCGATGAATACGGCTTAAATAGTATTGCTTTTACGCAAGAGCAGCAGCAAAATTTGATGGATTGCATATATAAAGGCGTAAAAGCTGGTAAAACTGATGAGTATGTATCGCTTTTTAACCAGACACTTAGCAAGATCAAAGCTGATGTTTATATCGCAGCTTGTACGGAGATACCGATATTTTTACCATTTGTTGGAGCGGAGTATAAATTTATAGATGCTACGCTTGAGCTTGCTAAAGTCGGTGTTGAGTTTGGTTTGGATAGGAAGATATTTTAA
- a CDS encoding cation:dicarboxylate symporter family transporter — MNTKKQIQKNTLLKIVTNLAFWVVLGIAGGVLVGILSPELGIASKPGIDYFIKALKILIGPIIFLTIVSGIVGLESLKELGSIGLKAFIYFEVVSTLALAVGIIFGETLRPGHGMNLDYTQLDPKSMEKYTHIDRDIGSMWSILKSAIPSDPISPFIHANTLQVLFMAICVAITLSFLKPEHKKICLKPLEFIQHYVLKVLTWLMLFSPVAAFSAMAYLIGKFGISSLLGMIELLVVMALASMFFIFIVLGAICYFAKVNIFKFMRFISKEVLVVFATSSSETALAPLMQKLEAAGINRGAVGLIIPTGYSFNLDCTNIYLSLSIIFLAQAFNIPLTFEHLISVLIVLMITSKGAVGVTGSGFIVLAGTLAALPSTGIPVVTVAVLLGVDKFMSEMRAVGNLCGNAVGCMIVSIWDKKVDMDKFRYALDHPKEFQFHS, encoded by the coding sequence ATGAATACAAAAAAGCAAATACAAAAAAATACTCTACTAAAAATAGTTACAAATTTAGCTTTTTGGGTAGTTTTGGGTATCGCTGGAGGTGTTTTAGTCGGTATATTATCACCAGAACTTGGCATAGCAAGTAAGCCTGGCATAGATTATTTCATCAAAGCTTTAAAAATTCTCATAGGTCCTATTATATTTCTAACAATAGTTTCAGGTATCGTTGGGCTTGAGAGCTTAAAAGAGCTTGGTAGTATCGGACTAAAAGCGTTTATATATTTTGAAGTTGTTAGCACTTTAGCACTTGCAGTCGGTATTATCTTTGGTGAGACTTTACGTCCAGGACATGGAATGAATCTAGACTACACGCAGTTAGATCCAAAAAGCATGGAGAAATACACACATATAGATCGTGACATAGGTTCGATGTGGAGTATACTAAAAAGTGCAATACCAAGCGATCCTATAAGCCCATTTATACATGCAAATACACTTCAGGTGTTATTTATGGCGATCTGTGTTGCCATTACTCTTTCATTTTTAAAGCCAGAACATAAAAAAATTTGTCTAAAACCGCTTGAATTTATCCAGCACTATGTGCTTAAAGTGCTTACTTGGCTTATGTTATTTAGCCCAGTTGCTGCATTTTCAGCTATGGCATATCTCATCGGCAAATTTGGCATATCGTCACTTCTTGGTATGATAGAGCTACTCGTAGTTATGGCATTAGCAAGTATGTTTTTTATATTTATTGTGCTTGGAGCAATATGCTACTTTGCAAAGGTAAATATCTTTAAATTTATGCGATTTATATCAAAAGAAGTCTTAGTTGTATTTGCAACTAGCTCGAGCGAAACAGCCCTAGCACCGCTTATGCAAAAGCTCGAAGCTGCTGGTATAAACCGAGGTGCAGTTGGACTTATCATACCAACTGGGTATTCATTTAACCTTGACTGTACAAATATTTATCTAAGTCTAAGTATCATTTTCTTAGCACAGGCATTTAATATACCGCTCACATTCGAACACCTTATAAGTGTGCTAATAGTGCTAATGATAACAAGCAAAGGGGCCGTTGGCGTAACAGGATCAGGCTTTATCGTCCTAGCTGGAACACTTGCTGCTTTACCTAGCACTGGCATACCAGTAGTCACGGTCGCTGTGCTACTTGGGGTGGATAAATTTATGTCAGAAATGCGTGCAGTTGGTAATCTCTGCGGTAATGCTGTTGGTTGTATGATAGTTTCAATATGGGATAAAAAGGTCGATATGGATAAATTTAGATATGCCCTAGATCACCCAAAAGAGTTTCAATTTCACTCATAA
- a CDS encoding peptidylprolyl isomerase yields MRNEELKIYEINIDELKKDKFAVFRTDKGDMTLELFAEEAPQAVANFVHLIKTGFYNGLNFHRVIPNFVIQGGCPYGTGTGGPGWRIKCECDNQNVRHERGSLSMAHAGRDTGGSQFFVCHSPQPHLDGIHTVFGKCVDDESLKVLDAIRQGDKIVSAEVKESL; encoded by the coding sequence ATGAGAAATGAAGAGTTAAAAATTTACGAGATAAATATAGATGAGCTTAAAAAAGATAAATTTGCTGTATTTCGCACAGACAAAGGTGATATGACACTTGAGCTTTTTGCCGAAGAAGCTCCACAAGCAGTGGCAAATTTCGTTCATCTTATAAAAACAGGCTTTTATAACGGCTTAAACTTCCACCGCGTTATACCAAATTTTGTAATACAAGGCGGTTGTCCTTACGGCACTGGCACAGGTGGTCCGGGCTGGAGGATTAAATGCGAATGCGATAATCAAAATGTCCGCCACGAACGCGGAAGCCTCTCTATGGCACATGCTGGACGCGACACTGGTGGATCGCAATTTTTTGTATGCCATAGTCCACAGCCACACCTTGATGGAATACATACTGTATTTGGCAAGTGTGTTGATGATGAGAGCTTGAAAGTGTTAGATGCTATTCGTCAGGGAGATAAGATCGTATCTGCCGAGGTAAAAGAGAGCTTATAA
- a CDS encoding YebC/PmpR family DNA-binding transcriptional regulator gives MGRAFEYRRAAKEARWDKMSKVFPKLSKAITVAAKEGGTEPDMNPKLRAAIAAAKAENMPKDNIDAAIKRANGKDSADIKTIFYDGKAAFGVQIIAECATDNPTRTVANVKAIFSKNGGEVLPSGSLSFMFSRKSVFELDKPDRDLEEIELELIDFGLTELEIQDDTLYIYGDYTSFGTLHEGIEKLGLEVKKGTLQYIPNATISLDEEQMTEIERLLDKLEDDDDVQAVYTNIE, from the coding sequence ATGGGACGAGCATTTGAGTATAGGCGTGCAGCAAAAGAAGCACGCTGGGATAAGATGAGTAAGGTGTTTCCAAAGCTCTCAAAAGCAATAACAGTCGCAGCTAAAGAGGGTGGAACTGAACCTGATATGAATCCAAAATTACGTGCAGCGATCGCCGCAGCCAAAGCTGAAAATATGCCAAAAGACAACATCGACGCTGCAATAAAACGTGCAAATGGAAAAGATAGTGCGGATATAAAGACGATATTTTACGACGGTAAAGCAGCTTTTGGAGTTCAGATCATCGCTGAATGTGCGACTGATAATCCAACTCGCACGGTGGCAAATGTCAAGGCTATATTTAGCAAAAATGGTGGAGAGGTGTTGCCAAGTGGAAGCTTAAGCTTTATGTTTTCACGTAAGAGCGTGTTTGAACTAGATAAACCAGATCGTGATCTAGAGGAGATTGAGCTTGAGCTTATAGATTTTGGACTAACAGAGCTTGAAATACAAGATGACACTCTCTATATTTACGGCGATTACACTAGCTTTGGCACACTTCATGAAGGCATAGAAAAGCTAGGGCTTGAGGTAAAAAAAGGAACGCTTCAATATATCCCAAATGCAACGATCAGCTTAGATGAAGAGCAGATGACTGAGATCGAGCGACTTTTAGATAAGCTTGAAGATGACGATGACGTCCAAGCTGTATATACAAATATCGAATAA
- a CDS encoding GNAT family N-acetyltransferase: protein MIKRADKKDAARCIELLNLAMDEIAFKLSGTDKRDESDEILRSFFVSEINRLSYNNIYVYKFDGKIVGVMCVYDGAKIEILDEPILSHLNSIGICDELDSECFDDEFYIDSIAVDESYRGRGIAKELIAYASVLAKQKGIKKVSLIVDIDKPKAKRLYESLGFSKDTEMIVCKHRYEHMIKEIL, encoded by the coding sequence ATGATAAAAAGAGCAGATAAAAAAGATGCAGCTCGTTGTATTGAGCTATTAAATTTGGCTATGGATGAGATCGCTTTTAAGCTTAGTGGTACTGATAAACGCGATGAGAGTGATGAAATTTTACGTTCATTTTTTGTTAGTGAGATTAATCGACTAAGCTACAATAATATTTACGTTTATAAATTTGATGGTAAAATAGTCGGTGTGATGTGTGTTTATGATGGTGCTAAAATAGAAATTTTAGATGAGCCTATACTATCACATCTAAATTCGATCGGCATTTGTGATGAATTAGATAGCGAGTGCTTTGATGATGAATTTTACATCGATAGTATTGCGGTCGATGAGAGTTATAGAGGACGTGGGATCGCCAAAGAGCTGATCGCATACGCGTCTGTTTTGGCAAAGCAAAAAGGTATAAAAAAAGTATCACTCATCGTAGATATAGACAAACCAAAGGCAAAAAGGCTTTATGAAAGTTTGGGATTTAGTAAAGACACGGAGATGATTGTCTGCAAACATCGATATGAACATATGATAAAGGAAATTTTATGA
- a CDS encoding heavy-metal-associated domain-containing protein, protein MKTYKVANIHCENCAKTIKNALESDFGEIFVDLSVEPRLVSVDLKDGDEQKFKDELSDLGFEVLQEI, encoded by the coding sequence ATGAAAACTTACAAAGTTGCAAATATCCATTGTGAGAATTGTGCAAAAACGATAAAGAATGCACTTGAGAGTGATTTTGGTGAAATTTTTGTCGATCTTAGTGTTGAGCCACGTTTAGTAAGTGTGGATCTAAAAGATGGTGATGAGCAAAAATTTAAAGATGAGCTAAGCGATCTAGGCTTTGAAGTATTGCAAGAGATATAA
- a CDS encoding heavy metal translocating P-type ATPase: MSKNLKLNITGMTCINCSNAIEKVAKKLDGVIEAKVSFANSIGEFILRDDSIRETLEAKIKKLGYDVATNIDDFEQKRAKHIKNLRNKFIFSLIVSVVIMTLEMSGEQSSFKNFLMLALVLLVIVYAGRDFFTHAFEAVKNRNYDMNVLVALGTGSAFAYSLFVCLASSTLPDALRYMYVSGSAMIITFVLLGKFLEERSKAKAGDYLKALLQIAPKTALVVKPDGQNIAVDVNELNVGDIVVVKNGYNVPCDGVIIQGGAEVDTSALTGESLPIYKKVGDSVFAGTLNTNGYISIKVTKRSNQTLLSQILSLLSDASTKKMNISRFADRVANIFVPSVIAIAIVAFIAWIVLSGNVAYAVSSAICVLIISCPCALGLATPIAIISALARGAKDGILIKNPEVIEIMKDIKFVVFDKTGTLSKGKISVNGSNLGHYHLCLVASVEALSEHHISKAIVAYAEQNCIKPLKLAGKFENIVGFGITYKDENNFIIIGNEKLLNDNNIYLNNTQKADENEIFQSGSGIVLCAINGEFVGFVSLSDELKADAKYSIDRLKSLGVKSIILSGDSENVVSKVASELGVDEFYAHMLPTDKFDKIAELSQQGKVMFVGDGINDSPSLKRADVGIAMNSGSDIAKTAGDIVLIKNNVSGVLNTLSLGVNTIKTIKQNLFWAFVYNALCIPVAAGALYPLFGVLLSPVYGALAMCFSSVTVVLNSLRLRFLNLKG, encoded by the coding sequence ATGTCTAAAAATTTAAAGCTAAATATTACCGGAATGACCTGCATTAATTGCTCAAATGCGATCGAAAAAGTTGCTAAAAAGCTCGATGGTGTCATTGAGGCAAAAGTCAGCTTTGCAAACTCGATAGGTGAGTTTATTTTGCGTGATGATAGCATTAGAGAAACGTTAGAAGCAAAGATAAAAAAGCTAGGCTACGATGTCGCAACAAATATCGATGATTTTGAACAAAAACGTGCAAAACATATAAAAAATTTACGTAATAAATTTATATTTTCCCTTATCGTGAGTGTTGTGATAATGACACTTGAGATGAGTGGCGAGCAAAGCTCTTTTAAAAATTTCTTGATGTTAGCCCTTGTGCTTTTGGTTATTGTGTATGCTGGACGCGACTTTTTTACTCACGCTTTTGAAGCGGTTAAAAATCGCAACTACGATATGAACGTGCTTGTTGCACTTGGCACTGGCTCGGCATTTGCCTACTCACTTTTTGTATGTTTGGCTTCGTCCACATTGCCTGACGCACTTAGATATATGTATGTTTCTGGCTCTGCAATGATAATCACCTTTGTGCTTTTGGGTAAATTTTTAGAAGAGCGTTCAAAGGCTAAAGCCGGGGATTATCTAAAAGCACTACTTCAGATTGCACCCAAAACTGCACTTGTTGTCAAACCAGATGGACAAAATATAGCTGTCGATGTGAATGAGCTAAATGTAGGTGATATAGTTGTCGTAAAAAATGGCTATAATGTCCCTTGCGATGGAGTAATCATTCAAGGCGGTGCAGAGGTTGATACTTCAGCTTTGACAGGGGAGAGTTTACCTATATATAAAAAAGTAGGAGATAGTGTATTTGCAGGGACTTTAAATACAAATGGTTATATAAGTATAAAAGTCACTAAGCGATCAAATCAGACTTTACTTTCTCAAATTTTAAGCTTACTGAGTGATGCAAGCACGAAAAAGATGAATATCAGTCGCTTTGCTGATCGTGTGGCAAATATCTTTGTTCCAAGCGTGATAGCTATCGCGATAGTGGCGTTTATCGCATGGATAGTGCTTAGCGGAAATGTTGCTTACGCTGTATCAAGTGCAATCTGTGTACTTATTATATCTTGTCCTTGTGCCTTGGGCTTAGCTACACCGATCGCTATAATATCGGCTTTAGCACGTGGTGCAAAGGATGGCATACTTATAAAAAATCCTGAAGTTATCGAGATAATGAAGGATATTAAATTTGTTGTATTTGATAAGACTGGCACTCTAAGCAAGGGAAAAATTAGTGTAAATGGCTCAAATTTGGGTCACTATCATCTTTGTTTAGTTGCGTCCGTGGAGGCTTTAAGTGAACATCATATATCAAAAGCGATCGTTGCTTACGCCGAGCAAAATTGCATAAAACCTCTCAAACTCGCTGGTAAATTTGAAAATATAGTAGGTTTTGGCATAACGTATAAAGATGAAAATAATTTCATAATAATAGGCAATGAAAAGCTTTTAAACGATAACAATATCTATCTAAATAATACACAAAAAGCTGATGAAAATGAGATATTTCAAAGTGGTAGTGGTATAGTGCTTTGTGCTATAAATGGCGAATTTGTGGGCTTTGTGTCATTAAGTGATGAGCTAAAAGCAGATGCAAAATATAGCATAGATCGATTAAAATCACTTGGTGTAAAAAGTATCATCTTATCGGGCGATAGCGAAAATGTTGTCAGTAAAGTTGCTTCTGAGCTTGGTGTGGACGAGTTTTACGCACATATGTTACCAACTGATAAATTTGATAAAATAGCCGAGCTTTCGCAGCAAGGAAAAGTGATGTTTGTGGGAGATGGTATAAATGATTCGCCATCTTTAAAACGTGCTGATGTTGGCATAGCAATGAACTCTGGTTCAGATATCGCAAAGACAGCAGGAGATATCGTACTTATAAAAAATAATGTAAGCGGGGTTTTAAACACTCTAAGCCTTGGCGTAAATACGATAAAAACGATAAAGCAGAATTTATTCTGGGCTTTTGTGTATAATGCTCTTTGTATACCAGTGGCAGCAGGGGCACTTTATCCACTATTTGGAGTGTTGCTAAGTCCGGTATATGGGGCGTTAGCGATGTGTTTTAGCTCAGTTACTGTTGTACTAAACTCGCTTCGTCTTAGATTTTTAAATTTAAAGGGATAA
- the argH gene encoding argininosuccinate lyase, with amino-acid sequence MKKMWSGRFSEQSSKLLEEFNASIGFDKNLYHEDIAGSKAHAKMLGECGVLKRKEAEAIMAGLDAVLAEIKSGKFEFKVEDEDIHMAVEKRLSELIGSELGGKLHTARSRNDQVALDFKLFVMRQNLKISQEIYKFIITLTNLAKAHTDTLMPGYTHLQHAQPVSLAFHLLAYAFMFKRDYERFISSYERNNLSPLGSAALAGTPHPINREIVADELGFAGVTQNAMDSVSDRDFALEILFNISVLMTHTSRLCEELILWSSQEFGFITISDSYSTGSSIMPQKKNPDVCELIRGKTGRVNGNLIALLTTMKGLPLAYNKDMQEDKEGVFDSINAALSSVVILNEMLKEVKFNEQNMLKATQRGHLSATDLADYLVREKNIPFRTAHFITGKAVAMAESLGIDLSELNAKQLKNVDENLDANAVEFLNLNVSKEARKSAGGTANPSVLTQIKMLEAWFAEAEFKSNSKAWKEEKFK; translated from the coding sequence ATGAAAAAGATGTGGTCTGGTCGTTTTAGCGAACAAAGTTCAAAGCTACTTGAGGAGTTTAATGCTTCTATCGGCTTTGATAAAAATTTATACCATGAGGATATCGCGGGTAGCAAGGCACATGCGAAAATGCTTGGTGAGTGTGGAGTGTTAAAACGTAAAGAGGCAGAGGCGATAATGGCTGGACTTGATGCGGTCTTAGCCGAGATTAAAAGCGGTAAGTTTGAGTTTAAAGTAGAAGATGAGGACATTCATATGGCAGTTGAAAAGCGATTAAGTGAGCTTATTGGCTCTGAACTTGGTGGCAAACTTCATACTGCAAGGAGCCGAAACGATCAAGTTGCACTTGATTTTAAGCTTTTTGTAATGCGTCAAAATCTCAAAATTTCACAAGAAATTTATAAATTTATAATCACACTTACAAATTTAGCCAAAGCACATACAGATACGCTAATGCCTGGCTACACACACTTGCAGCACGCTCAGCCAGTTAGCCTTGCTTTTCATCTACTTGCGTATGCTTTTATGTTTAAGCGTGATTATGAGCGATTTATTAGTTCGTATGAGCGAAACAATCTCTCTCCGCTTGGCTCAGCTGCACTTGCTGGTACCCCGCACCCTATAAATCGAGAGATAGTAGCAGACGAGCTTGGCTTTGCAGGAGTTACGCAAAATGCTATGGATAGCGTGAGTGATCGTGACTTTGCACTTGAAATTTTATTTAACATTAGCGTTTTAATGACTCACACTTCACGCCTTTGTGAGGAGCTTATACTTTGGAGTTCGCAAGAGTTTGGCTTTATTACGATAAGCGATAGCTACTCAACTGGTAGCTCCATAATGCCACAAAAGAAAAATCCAGATGTATGTGAGTTGATACGCGGTAAAACTGGGCGAGTAAATGGAAATTTGATAGCACTTTTAACAACTATGAAAGGTCTACCACTTGCATACAATAAAGATATGCAAGAAGATAAAGAGGGCGTGTTTGATAGCATTAATGCTGCACTTAGCTCGGTTGTGATACTAAATGAGATGCTAAAAGAGGTTAAATTTAATGAGCAAAATATGTTAAAAGCGACACAAAGAGGACATTTAAGTGCGACAGACCTGGCTGATTATCTCGTACGTGAGAAAAACATACCGTTTCGCACGGCTCACTTTATCACCGGTAAAGCAGTAGCAATGGCTGAGAGTTTGGGTATAGATCTAAGTGAACTAAATGCCAAACAACTAAAAAATGTGGATGAAAACTTAGACGCAAATGCGGTTGAGTTTTTAAATTTAAACGTATCAAAAGAGGCTAGAAAATCAGCTGGCGGTACGGCAAATCCTAGTGTTTTAACTCAGATTAAGATGCTTGAAGCGTGGTTTGCAGAGGCTGAGTTCAAATCCAATAGCAAGGCTTGGAAAGAAGAAAAATTTAAATAG